The genomic interval ggtatcaACACCCATCTAACAATTAAGGTAAAAGATAAAGTTTTATGATCCCTGCATTCAGGTTAGAGTATGGGGTAAGTTGACCGTTCTATGGGTGTTTCTCAAATGCAAGGTTGCATCCTATGGAGGCTGCGTCCATCTTAGACCTGTCCTTCTGAGATTTCGAGGTTAGAATCCACCTCAAAAGCCAGAATGAGATGGTTTAGTTTGATGTCCAAGGCAATGTCATAATGGTTTCCGCCCCAGTGGTCATGGCATGAAAACTTTAAAGAGAGAAGTTGAAAATTAGCAATGCATCAcccaaaaaaaaatccaatactGTAGTACAGTGAATAAAAGTCATGTATCAACAGTCTTTACAACATGGACAGTTAAACCttttgtaatttaattaaaacaacaaaagagaaaacaaacaagcagaTTGAGATGTCCTTCAACGATGCTTGATGACGTGGCAGCCGAGACATGCAGCATTCTAGGACGCAgccttattaaaaataaaaaaaaatggacgcagccttatttatttttattttatatatgtataatgtacCCCCTGACTGAACTTGTAtttcttattatttaaaaaaatatattaaaaatatttttaaaagaacgcAGCTGTGCGTTTGAGAAACGACCGGAAACGACTTATATGTCGCGAGGCCATCACGTGACCACAATATTTACCAGAAGACCGTTATTTGCTCGAGTTCCCTCAACTTTTTTGTCGCaaataacattattaataacctgtaaataataaaatttgtaCACATTACGTTCCTTTTCACGTTGTAATAGTATGTTTTTGGTTTAATAGTCGGCTTTAAGTTAGTTTTTCTGTCAGTTTGATCGTCAAAATCTTGGTAAGTAACTTATAGCTTGTCATTCCTGGTTTTAATTGTTAGAAATACGAATTAAAGAACAGATATAACTGATATAACTGaaacaattaataaatacaattattcAACCACTCCAATAGAACAACGTTAACGGTTTTGAGTGGTTTTTAGGAAAAGGTCTGACTGAAATGAACGTAATCCGTATAAGGGCCACTTTAACGTAACGTTACAGGGCGGGAAAGGTTTGAGGCATTTAATAACTCTATTAAACTGGCTGGTTTATCCACACCAGTGCGTAACATGTAAAGTTAACGTTACAACGTGGCTTCGGGACTTTGCAGCGACCTGAATAGCATTGCATTGATAAACGTTAATAAGCTTTTAATAGCGTATAGAACATTAATATAAGACGATGATTCTGTAGATCGACTAACTTACATCCATGCATAACATATTAACTTACCTTGACACTGAAACTGCCGTCAGCACTGTTGCTTCACCCGTTGGAACATCCTACTAGTTTAGGGAGTTAAAAATCGAGTtggaaaagaacaaaaaatcgTTCTACACGGGACCCAGAAGCTGCAAAAACCGATTGAGGTTACACTCTATTGAATGATCCCAACGTTGAGTGCAGGCAGCCCACACATCTCTCagatgtgtttgacttcatgctgatCTACTCGCAAACCGATCGTGACATCAAGTACCGCGAGTTCAAACCTTTTCCGGGGCTTTCCCaaactctcgcggtacttgatGTCATACCACGTGCTGTCTGCGCATCTCGGTGttaagtcaaacacacctgaatgtatTTGTTGGCTGCACTCCCTTGCGCTCAGTGATGTAGGTGTAacgaaataaatgtattaaattgatattatataaataaatattgttataaaaaatctttataaaatgattagctgtcattaataaattaatatttgattTGAAACATCAGTATACGTAAATTTCCCTCAAGTTATGAAATGCCTAAATAAGATCAAAATGGTGAAAATACAACAATGTATATTTGACCAATTTAGCATTTATTAACTTTTGCCTTTTTAAATTGACTTCAGAAAGTTATCTTCAGCCACACATCCACTGTATACCAAGTTATGATGATCAATTATGAGAATGCAAAATGATTTATAGATCAGTAAACAATCAACAAAAAGGTAATGTCTTAATTAATATATTTCTGCTTTTGTTACTTATTCATGTATTTGAATTACATCAttcaaaatcaaatgttaataATTATAGGGTTTCAACTTGTTGCAGCTTTACAAAAAATGTAGAATTTGTAGGAGCATGGACAACTGAGTAACAAAGTCATATTATGCAGATGGGTGCTCATGGTGGCCTCCAAATAAATACATGGACAGGCTGCTAAAGAGGGTCAGGATGATGGAGATGCAAGAGCCAAAGACAGCACGGACCAAACACCAGGCCAGAATTCTGCATGAGTCAGGTAAGCAGAATCAGTTACActgtataaaatcattaattaataGACAGTACAATTAATAACACAATAGctgtaaaaaacaaaagaatGAAACAGTACCTGCATTTTAGTTTCCAGCCTTTTTCACAAAGTTGCCGACAACTGGAAGAATGTCCCAAATTgctgaaaaaagaaattcagtaAGTCCTTATAAAAGAGACAGTTTAAAAGGTAAAACGGCTTCATTTAACTTCAAAAATACCCCTAAATCCTTAaagaacacgcccacattttgggaatttagcttattcaccatatcccccagagttagataagtccatacatacctttctcatccctgtgcgtgctgtaactctgtctgatgcagcccccgctagcttagcttagcacaaagactggaagtgaatggctccatcTAGAATACGGCTTCCAAacatgacaaaataacgcaaacattttcctattatgTGTTGTTATTTGTATAGTCAAATTCACTACCAGTCTTTTGTTcaaagctaagctagcgggggctgcgtcagacagagttacagcatgcaCGGATATGAGAatggtatgtatggacttatctaactctgggggatactgtGAACAAGCCAAactcccaaaatgtgggcgcgTTCCTTTAAAAATCAGCACCCCTAGTTAATTTTGATGCTAAAACCTAAGGCAGGTTCAAGCCTAGGATTTAGTGTGTTTATTtgttaatgtaaaaaatgcagctaaCCAATCCCAGCTCCAGTGGGCAGGTTAAAGAGTATTTTTTATATGAGACAGaaaacagaaacacatttttaatggcATTTAAAGACAACATACCACTTcataaaactacattttctgtTTAATCCATAGATTGAGTAATTTTCACTCTAGAGACCCTGGGGTGACCACCAAGGACGAATGAAAAGTAAGTGacctacaaaacaaaaaacattaatattttacGACTGTTTCAAGATAAGTACTCTGCATATCTATAGCAATATGCAGATTCTTGAGTAAGAATTTCTCTCAGACAATATAGACTCAGATGGCTTCATGGTTGACCATATTTGAAGTTTAACAATTTCTATCATGTTAAAgttctcacacaaaaattgctagTCTAAGAATTCTACAAGAAACCTTGTTCCCCACAAAGGCTTGATGGGTTGTGCAACTTACCTGCTTCCCTTTACAGCTCCAGTGAGTGTCTCTAAGGTAGATCCTAATGCAGATGGATGGAATGTTGATCCGCCTAACATGCAAGGTAAAAGAGCATTTGATAGCATAGTGGATAAACaaatagctttttttcattttcacagcattttcaaaaacaacataacactTGCTATTACATTGTTATATATTACATGACAATGTCTAACTTTGATCCATACAAAACAGATTTTCTGTACCGAGAACTTTGGATGACCATCAAGACAGTACGTTTTCAAAAATCTGACCTCAATTTTAGTAACCATTTAaggattgtttttcttttagttgATTTAAATAATACCCTAAAGTCcttcgttcatcttcggaaacaCTGTTTGGGATGTTTTGGATGTGGTCCGGGAGCTTGCTGACCCTCCATTAAAGGTGTGTGTGCGATATACTGTTCATGTCCAgttaggtaataaaaacatcatcaaagtagttcatGTGACATCGGTGGGTCAGTTGGAgtttgttgaagcatcaaaaatacatttgggTCCAGGAATGGCGACTTGATTCGGCGTTGTCTTCTCTTTCGGGTCTGTTGTGAACCGTGTGCATGACACTGCTGCCGTACGACGCTGCTggcgtgttatctggtgcacccAAGCTTTTttttcgtttacagtctgagggagacccTGTAAACAAAATCTTCGCAAACAATCTTCGCAAACAAAATCTTCGCAAACAtttctgaggataacacgtcagcagcgCCATTGTGCACGCGCATTCGCAGCAGACCCGGAGGAGAGGACGGTGCTGAATGAATAGttgtttttggaccaaaatgtatttttgatgcttcaacaaattctaactgacccactgatgtcacatgaactactttgatgatgttttaataaactttctggaAATTAGACAGTATACAGCACATACATCTCTTGGAGGGCCAGAAAGCCCTCGGACCAAATCCAAAACATCCCACAccgtgttccgaagatgaacggaggtcttttacaagtttggaacaacatgagggtgagtcattaattacattattttcatttttgagtgaactatccctttaaatggaaAACACCACCGCTCTCCAAAATGTTACCATGTTCCTACCTTAGACGAATCcatacatacccatcttttttcaatgcgtgcacttggtctttgtgcagcgtgttgtgaatgtgttggcgtttggcctagccccattcattccttaggatccaaacagggatgaatttagaagccacccaACCCTTTctattttccctatttaaagactcttacataagtagttacacgagtaagtatggtggcacaaaataaaacgtggcaattttttaagcggttaaaaatgagaactatattgtatggcaaaaGAGCActaagtttgcagcactttgacctcggcgcacagtaacatcatcactcctgattactccacctctcgctcaaactcaaaagagggggagtagtcaggagtgatgatgttactgcgctctgaggaatgaatggggctaggctaaatgctaacacattcacgacgcgctgtacaaatattaagtgcatgcattgataaaagatagggatgtattaatttatctaagttgaggtaagaacatagtaaaatattgaaaagctgtggtgttttcctttaaaagcagCACCCCTATTTATTTTGGGTGCTAAAAATATTTGCCACAGACAGTTTAAGGCcttatgctgcattcacaccgcCAACAACCTAGTCACTGTGTGTCAGCCATTTCTTTTAATGAGTTTATCAGAAGGCGTTCCCAATTCTGGTTGTCCTAGTAAAAACTacaaacaaatgagtaacaatCCTCTCAGTAAATGACAAAAGAGTGATGACACGAACTTCACTGCTTCACTCTCATTGGTAGTTGCTCCCAAAAGTCCTTCATCAAGTTGAACTTTCCTCAACGTTGTGGCATAGCTGGACATGCCCACTTCCTGTTGTCGATGGTCACAGTTGCTCATGTTGCTGAATGGGGCAAAGCTTCCATTGGAATGAACGAGATTGTGTTGCTAGTCGCTGGCGGTGTACAAGCAGCATTagtgtgtttctttaaaaatatatcaaatgcaaaTTACCTGATCTAACATTCCCAGCTACAGAGGGCATCCTTTATTCAGTCCCTAATGCAGATGGTTGGAGTGTTGATCCACCTAACATGAGGGATAAAAGAGCGTTTGTTAGCATAATGAGAAAGAAACCAGAAACACATTATTAGTGGCATTTAAAGACATAACTTAACACTTGTTTATACTACATTTTCTGTTCAATCCATAGAGCACTCGTTTTGAGTCCtgagaccctggggtgaccACCGTGAACAAATACAGAGTAAGttacctaaaaaaaacaataataatatttatttataaaaagttcttataaaaaagcatcatcatttactcagatGAAGTGTTACCTTACCAACATGTTCAAGGAAGGTGCAGGTCTGATGATCCAtccaacataaaaaaaaaacagtaaatttaTACTTAGTTACATCTGTTGTAAAACAGACAAATGCAGTTATAAGAATTTTACCTAAACTACACACCTATTTGATTCTTaagtttaaataaatcaaaataatgcatttaatagtaaaagcattttaaaagctACACTCCTAATTCATTTATCTTTGCTATTGCAGCTGCAAAAAGGCAGTCTTGACGGTTCTAGGATGAATGCAAATAAAGACTGACCACCTGACTTCAGCGGTCCAGTCTCTTGTGGGAAGCAGGTGTTTGTTACCCCAAATACGGATGAAGAGTGACGAAGAGGATGATGACTTTTTTCTCAAACATCATCTGAAGATCTTGACAGGCTGGAGACAAAATTAACAGACTGAGGGTTTATACAAAGAATCTTACTCagccaatattaaagataagatatttttacaaaatgttcttttcattgtttaggatgattttatgtagaaaacaatacatcacaaaaaagactttagctgggttttcacaggcagtgcCTTACACACACACTAACCACAATTATAAACGCAACACTAAcacagatttagacagatttgtgaataatatttgagagaaataggccttttggggacatagaaaatatttaagttcagctcatgaaatgaaaaatgggggcaaaatttttttttaacaagtgCAATACAAATATCAACCATAATACTGatcgttttaaaaaaaagtaagtcACTATATCTTTCTAGAATCTTACACAAGACTCAGTTACATGAACGATCAAAATAAATTAACGTCAGACAGGTGGGCGAAATATCAATATTAAAGCATGAATAACTGTTATCAACCCAATTTCAAGGTATTATTTAAACGATCCCacacaaaacagtttattatttaaatgcattattaCTACATACCTTAAGCATGTGTTCCACGCCTTTCTTCTTCTTGGCATTGCGAGGTCAAGCGGATGTTGTTATGTAGAATCACGACCTTGACGTAAAGACGCACATCCGtaatttatttaacaatgaTAACACTTTCGGGAAATTTTATCTTCTAGATCCTAATTAAAGCTATAAAGAAAGAGCAGCCTATCACGATTATTTCCTGGTaagtttttgaaatgttttattttagaatGGAGATTAATAAAGCAGACGCGGAAaggttttgattattttaaatatgtttatatgttgttgttttcgcatactgtcatgtaaaaaatatatttaaagataaatgaatgaaagatttcattgtttaatttgaataaatgtgttttataaaatcaaCAACTGCCTGTTTTAAGATCAATTGAAAATGCTGTTTTAATTACTTAATATCGATGACACAGCTTGCATGTGTAGATGTGTGTAGAAATAATTTGCTGTAGTTTAGGGCAATTCAATTTGTTAATGAGGGATCTTGTAATCTTACAAACATCTGGGAAAGAGCGGCTTACCGTCTTTCTAAATTCTTCTAAAGATCTGGGAAAGAGCGGCTCGGCATCTTTTAAAGCTCTTCTTAAGATCTGGGAAAGAGCGGCTCCGCATCTTTTAAAGCTCTTCTTAAGATCTGAGAAAGAGCGGCTCCGCATCTTATAAGGCTCTGCTAAAGATCTGTGAAAGAGCGGCTCCGCATCTTTTAAAGCTCTGCTAAAGATCTGTGAAAGAGCGGCTTGCCGTTCTAACATCTTGTAAAGATCTGGGAAACGGCGGCTCGCCATCGTTCTAAATAACATACATCTTGTAAAGATCTGCTGGGTGTCTTGCAAACAGCTGGGTCGGACGTCTCGGCGACGCCTTCCAGATGAGCAAACGCCCTAAATAATACGTCTTCCAGACGAAAAACAAGACATCGCGCAGACATCTCCGCGACGTACGTGTGCTATCTGGGTGTTATTTTAAATCTGCAGATCTCTCCTTGAACCAGTACGTTTACAAAGTATCACACCCTGCAAAGATGTAACGATAAGCTTGAAAGTACAGCACGTGCCTGTCAGTGAACTCCCCATCAGTTTCTCACGTCTTTCACGTGTATTGTTAAGTGCACTATTTCACAAACTGCTGCATACCGTACAAGTAATACCACCGTAAATTAATTAAGCTGTCACTGACTGCACTCACGTTTATAAAGTGTGGTAGCCTTCAAATAACTGGTGAGTGCGAATGTATGTGTTCATTACATTGACCCCTTCACATTAGGTCCGTGTTATTGATCCAGCGCGTGTACCAGAAGAGCTCTCTTATTGGCTTGTGCAACAGTTAACATCCAAATCTGACCAGTTGAGACTGGTCCCAAACCAGCTCCTAATATCATGACAGGGTGTTTAATACCTCGTAAGCACTTCTCATCTTTTCACACTTCCATTGGCCCTCCTCCTACACACACAATCAACTCCTATAAATTCCGAGACCCTCAGGACTGAAGGAGGCATAGAGACACATTTCACCCGTGGGGACTACTGGACAGCCCGGACACAGCCTCCATACCATCACACGTCTCCTCATACAACACAAGTCAGGATGCCTCCCTacgagaagtcaatggaagttACGCCTTTTAAACAAAGAAAGTGTCTAGGTAGGTCAAGTTTCTCAAGACAGCATTTTATTCATTGCTCGAACTGGCATTGCATGCTTGAGGGTGTTTGgagattacatttaaatttaataattTAGCAAAAGTATTTTTGTTAAGTGACTAAACTATTCTGTTGACCTCATATTGtacttttattattgttttatattaaaagtaacattacaaatatttattcttcCAGCAACAAGAAAAGATGAAGTCTGCACAATTCGGTCTAAGTTCCCAAACAAATTACCGGtatgcatttttaatgcaaagcaTTTAAAGTTGGTGTAAACAATGCTTGTAATAATCTTGATGTTTTGAATCTTAGGTAATCGTGGAGAGATACATTAGGGAGAAAAAGCTTCCATTACTGGACAAAACCAAATTTCTGGTCCCATATGAACTCACATTAGGACAGTTCCTCAGTCTGCTCAGGTACACGtcttttatttcaaaaataaaacagcTGCATTTGTGTTGTACATGATAGTTGCATAATGCGATTTTTCAGTGTTTGCACCTACTAGTCCATTTTACACATACACTCTTCACTGGTAAATTCAAGTTAACAGATCATATGTGAACAGAACTTTTCTGGTAaattaatttaccagtaagtTAGGTTGTAAAATTACCAGTAATTGTGAACGGAGAATGAGTGTTGACTCATTCAGAGTGATGAATTTGTACACAGTGAATCACTCGCATGCTACTTATAACTTATTGAAGTTCAGGATGAGGAATAGCACTAATGCCCACTTTCACTCCCTCTTTCTCTTTCAGAAGTAAGATAGTGCTGGAGGCTTCTCAAGCTCTTTACCTCCTGATCTCAGGAAAGAACATGTCCTGTTTGTCAGCCAGCATGGGGGAGGTTTATTCACAGTATAGAGATCCAGATGGCTTCCTTTACATAACCTATGGTTCCCAGGACATGTTTGGATGAAAATAACCGCACATCACAAACCTCCAGACTGGTGCATCTCTGAGATCGCAACTCGGTATTGCTGCTAAATGAACTTTGTACACAAAGACTGCAAAACCACACAGGTTACTGGCAGAGAAGACCTCATTTTCAAGTGTCACAGATTCCTTTAAGGCTAACTTTAAAGTAACCAATAGGTTACATTGGGCCTTGTAAAATGAAGAAGAGTGGGGAGACATGCTATACTTCAGAAAGACACATTAAGCTGCTTATACTGTCATGAAGCTGAAAAGAGACAACCTTTTTGTGAGACAGGTTTGTTGGAGGGTAGTTTCCCCTCCTTGCTCTTGTACAACAGTGAAATCTTTTTGAGCTTCAAATGTGGACTGAAAAAGAATCCAAGTCATTAATGTATTTGGCTTTTTTATACATTCCGATTACTTTCCTTTATAAAGTTTGGGTTGATTTAGTATATTATGTTGACATGGCTTGTTCTATTTTATGGGGCACTATATTGAATTTAAGCAAACAAAGCATTTTCTTGTTAAGAGATCACTGTGTGCTCTTTAATATCACGCCTCTTTTAAAGATGTATGTAACGGTCTCACACATGGTTGTTATTTAACTACCATCTCTAATAGAATTGCTCAAGTTAGTGTGCCAGTAAGCAGTCGCACAGAGTTGGCAAAATAGGTGTGGTCAAATGCATGTTAAtgcaaagaataaaaaaattattaagttttttttcttcattagtgccttgtacatttttttaaaagcatctaTTTACTTTATCCGTATTTAGTTTGAGAGCCTGGATGCTTGACATCTGCATTCTTTCTCTTATTTAGAACACCACTGAGAATCTTAGCACCATCTTGTAAAGTGTGTTCCCAAAaccagaatgcatgaaatgagAAATGCATATGATAAAGGTCAAATGAGGGGGGTGGGGGGGAGTGAGGTCTATATCCAGAATGCATGCTGCTTACTGTTTAGATcataataaaatgcaaatatactgtatatcgCTATGGGTAAAAACTAGGCCTGTGAGAtattgaaattatgaaaatgcTGCAGATGTTTCTTTTATTGCATA from Misgurnus anguillicaudatus chromosome 16, ASM2758022v2, whole genome shotgun sequence carries:
- the map1lc3cl gene encoding microtubule-associated protein 1 light chain 3 gamma; the encoded protein is MPPYEKSMEVTPFKQRKCLATRKDEVCTIRSKFPNKLPVIVERYIREKKLPLLDKTKFLVPYELTLGQFLSLLRSKIVLEASQALYLLISGKNMSCLSASMGEVYSQYRDPDGFLYITYGSQDMFG